One Bombus pyrosoma isolate SC7728 linkage group LG9, ASM1482585v1, whole genome shotgun sequence genomic window carries:
- the LOC122570989 gene encoding malectin-A, producing the protein MAVLWEVYFLTISTLLFVLCVQSLQSLEVIYAINAGGEAHTDSYGIRYTKDPLMSKVGTGSDYGKQLIIGRVNAVDQILYQTERYHHSTFGYDIPISEDGDYVMILKFCEVYFNSPNMKVFDVVLNGDHTVVTDLDIFERVGRGVAHDEYIPFKVQAGKLIYNDEESDILAGKIRVEFIKGYRDNPKINAIAVVKGNIEDVPQLGPIPQEPEEYHNIQEDEEESTVRSRHTSGPRTPDPYSIDDSSVMLPVFVALGAFIPLLFCLCKL; encoded by the exons atggctGTGTTATGGGAAGTATACTTTCTGACAATATCAACGTTATTATTTGTCCTTTGTGTACAAAGTTTGCAAAGTTTAGAAGTAATATATGCAATAAATGCTGGTGGAGAAGCACATACTGATAGTTATGGAATTCGTTATACCAAAGATCCTTTAATGAGTAAAGTTGGAACAGGATCCGATTATGGCAAGCAGTTAATTATTGGACGAGTAAATGCAGTTGATCAGATCTTATACCAAACTGAACGATATCATCATAGTACATTTGGATATGATATTCCAATCAGCGAGGATGGAGATTATGTTATGATATTAAAGTTCTGTGAAGTTTATTTCAACTCTCCTAATATGAAG GTGTTTGATGTTGTATTAAATGGAGATCATACTGTTGTTACTGACTTAGATATCTTTGAGAGAGTTGGACGTGGTGTAGCACATGATGaatatattccatttaaaGTTCAAGCTGGGAAGTTAATATACAATGACGAAGAGTCTGATATATTAGCTGGAAAAATTAGAgttgaatttataaaa GGTTACAGAGACAACCCAAAGATAAACGCTATTGCTGTAGTAAAAGGAAATATAGAag ATGTACCACAGTTGGGCCCGATTCCTCAAGAACCGGAAGAATATCACAATATACAAGAAGATGAGGAGGAGTCTACAGTTCGTAGTCGACATACAAGTGGCCCCAGAACTCCAGATCCTTATTCAATCGATGATTCCTCAGTAATGTTACCAGTCTTTGTAGCTCTTGGGGCATTTATTCCTTTACTATTTTGCCTATGTAAACTATAG